In Helicobacter mastomyrinus, a single genomic region encodes these proteins:
- a CDS encoding Crp/Fnr family transcriptional regulator: MQQLIDTLSRIGHTFTHSKGDILFFEEQEATHLLLLKSGKVRLYKSRADINLSTQCTIHTINTPQFIAEMPFFMRLCYPANAECIESCEIIRISFDEFCKHCLNDMQMCLLFITSLCQKIKILESHINMSNQTLQERLLSYLQTHKDSLHTMSQKHIAQSLNIAPQSLSRALKILKNQGIINTHKGKIELVSSLHNP, translated from the coding sequence ATGCAGCAACTTATCGACACTCTATCTCGTATAGGGCACACTTTTACACATTCAAAGGGTGATATTCTCTTTTTTGAAGAGCAGGAAGCCACGCATTTACTTTTACTAAAAAGTGGTAAAGTGCGGCTTTATAAAAGCAGGGCAGATATAAATCTCTCTACCCAATGCACGATTCACACGATTAACACCCCTCAATTTATCGCTGAAATGCCATTTTTTATGCGACTTTGCTATCCTGCGAATGCTGAGTGCATAGAATCTTGTGAAATTATCCGCATAAGCTTTGATGAGTTTTGCAAACACTGCCTTAATGATATGCAAATGTGCCTTTTATTCATCACTTCACTTTGTCAAAAGATCAAAATCTTAGAATCTCATATCAATATGAGTAATCAAACCCTCCAAGAGCGGCTTTTATCATATCTGCAAACGCATAAAGACTCACTGCATACAATGAGTCAAAAGCATATCGCCCAAAGTCTCAATATCGCACCTCAATCACTCTCACGCGCACTAAAGATTCTTAAAAATCAAGGTATCATCAATACACATAAAGGAAAAATTGAGCTTGTAAGCTCTCTGCATAATCCTTAA
- a CDS encoding group III truncated hemoglobin — protein MKYDEINADSIRALMDVFYAKVRADKNGLGDVFNAKISTDDAHWEAHKEKIANFWGGMLLGIGDYSGQPLKAHLDLPPFPRELFNVWLELFEESLKAIYEREEDIFIVLQRAQAIAQRFQYVLYESGMHH, from the coding sequence ATGAAATATGATGAAATAAATGCAGATTCTATTCGCGCGTTGATGGATGTATTTTATGCGAAAGTAAGGGCAGATAAAAATGGTTTGGGCGATGTGTTTAATGCAAAAATTAGCACAGATGACGCACATTGGGAGGCTCATAAGGAAAAGATTGCAAACTTTTGGGGCGGTATGCTACTTGGTATTGGCGATTATAGCGGACAGCCATTAAAGGCACATTTAGACTTACCACCATTCCCTAGAGAACTTTTTAATGTGTGGCTTGAGCTTTTTGAGGAGAGTTTAAAGGCTATATATGAGAGAGAGGAAGATATTTTCATTGTTTTGCAACGTGCCCAAGCCATCGCACAACGTTTCCAATATGTGCTCTATGAGAGTGGAATGCATCATTAG
- a CDS encoding copper resistance protein CopD — MEAMYPYLLIVHICCAIIFLGYIFTDVVLLEPLKKVLDSNIADKVFATIMKRGVKIMPLCVLLLVLSGGAMISRYIGGSQGFFDTPLQILLVIKMGFALLILAMVITSLSCKFLGLKNPLAKVIHPVVLLLGLIIVILAKLAFYL, encoded by the coding sequence ATGGAGGCTATGTATCCATATTTGCTTATCGTGCATATATGCTGTGCGATTATATTTTTGGGCTATATTTTTACTGATGTGGTGCTGCTTGAGCCTTTGAAAAAGGTTTTAGATTCTAATATAGCAGATAAGGTTTTTGCCACTATTATGAAGCGAGGGGTAAAGATTATGCCTCTTTGTGTGCTGCTTTTGGTATTGAGTGGCGGAGCTATGATAAGCCGATATATAGGCGGCTCACAGGGATTTTTTGATACACCATTACAGATTTTGCTTGTGATAAAAATGGGCTTTGCGTTGCTTATTTTGGCAATGGTGATTACCTCACTTAGTTGCAAGTTTTTGGGATTAAAGAATCCTTTGGCTAAAGTGATACACCCAGTAGTGTTGCTACTTGGGCTAATCATTGTTATTCTTGCAAAATTGGCATTTTATCTGTAA